In one window of Hyalangium ruber DNA:
- a CDS encoding glycosyltransferase family 4 protein — MAVHQLIPSFVPGDATGQAALHLQLLLRRMGHAGELYAGEVGAGLESLAHPVSALRPAPDDWVLYHHGIASPLSGRLMHLPCRRGLVFHNISPARFYMGTPLAEALVSGRAQLAAMAPFVELAIGVSDFNAAELRAAGYRNVHTVPLFIEPERFSKGYADPALLQRLEGPGPVVLSVSRVAAHKRFEDLLALHAELVRIRPDARLLLVGGYEPGSRYFKSLRRTARELPGVHFLGRLNHAELVAAYRSAHVFVSMSEHEGFGVPLIEAMAAEVPVLAFGAAAVPETLGGAGIAFDQKHFAFLAELAAEVSENTELRQRLLAGQARRLEHFSAENSQRALEKALGETAPPRRPARKPKRPRVAIVVQRYGEVTGGAERHAQQIAEHLSPHFALTVLTTCAKNHLSWENVFPPGPDRVDGLPVLRFPVTRTRNIRPFNGLSRAVFDKPNERLREEHWVAEQGPLSPGLLSHLETARADYDGFIFFTYLYAPTVWGLPMVADRAMIVPTAHDEPPIRFGVYADVFERPRVLMCNTPEEISLIERFYPNHARARVVGVGVDRPAAKPERFREKHGVHRPYLLYVGRLEAGKGIPELLSHHRALKAGYADAPDLVLAGEAHMELAGEGVRYVGRIDEQDKQDALAGALAVVVPSRFESLSLLTLEAFAQSTPVLVNGHSEVLRGQVERSGAGRTYENLDSFISGLREVGEQRGPMGKKGLAYAKKHAWPKVVAAYQEEMDRILEEKRR; from the coding sequence ATGGCGGTCCACCAGTTGATTCCCAGCTTCGTCCCGGGCGACGCCACCGGACAGGCCGCGTTGCACCTCCAGCTCCTGCTGCGCCGGATGGGTCATGCCGGCGAGCTCTACGCGGGCGAGGTGGGCGCGGGCCTCGAGTCGCTGGCGCACCCCGTCTCCGCCCTGCGCCCGGCCCCCGACGACTGGGTGCTCTACCACCACGGCATCGCCTCGCCGCTGAGCGGCCGGCTGATGCACCTGCCCTGCCGCCGGGGCCTCGTCTTCCACAACATCAGCCCGGCGCGCTTCTACATGGGCACGCCACTGGCTGAGGCGCTCGTCTCCGGGCGGGCCCAGCTCGCCGCCATGGCGCCCTTCGTGGAGCTGGCCATCGGCGTCTCGGACTTCAACGCCGCGGAGCTGCGCGCCGCCGGCTACCGCAACGTCCACACCGTTCCCCTCTTCATCGAGCCGGAGCGCTTCTCGAAGGGCTACGCGGACCCGGCCCTGCTCCAGCGCCTGGAGGGCCCCGGCCCCGTGGTGCTGAGCGTGAGCCGGGTGGCCGCGCACAAGCGCTTCGAGGATCTGCTCGCGCTGCACGCGGAGCTGGTGCGCATCCGCCCAGACGCGCGCCTGCTGCTGGTCGGCGGCTACGAGCCCGGAAGCCGCTACTTCAAGTCCCTGCGGCGCACCGCGCGCGAGCTGCCCGGAGTCCACTTCCTGGGGCGGCTGAACCACGCGGAGCTGGTGGCTGCCTACCGCTCCGCCCACGTCTTCGTCTCCATGAGCGAGCACGAGGGCTTCGGAGTGCCGCTCATCGAGGCCATGGCGGCCGAGGTGCCGGTGCTCGCCTTCGGCGCCGCCGCCGTGCCGGAGACGCTCGGGGGCGCGGGCATCGCCTTCGATCAGAAGCACTTCGCCTTCCTCGCCGAGCTGGCGGCGGAGGTGAGCGAGAACACCGAGTTGCGCCAGCGGCTGCTCGCCGGCCAGGCCCGCCGCCTCGAGCACTTCTCCGCGGAGAACAGCCAGCGCGCCCTGGAGAAGGCCCTGGGCGAAACCGCCCCGCCCCGCCGCCCCGCGCGCAAGCCCAAGCGCCCCCGCGTGGCCATCGTGGTGCAGCGCTACGGAGAGGTGACGGGAGGCGCCGAGCGCCACGCCCAACAGATCGCCGAGCACCTCTCGCCCCACTTCGCCCTCACGGTGCTCACCACCTGCGCCAAGAACCACCTGAGCTGGGAGAACGTCTTCCCGCCGGGTCCGGACCGGGTGGACGGACTGCCGGTGCTGCGCTTCCCGGTGACACGCACGCGCAACATCCGCCCCTTCAACGGACTGTCGCGCGCCGTGTTCGACAAGCCCAACGAGCGGCTGCGCGAGGAGCACTGGGTGGCCGAGCAGGGCCCGCTGTCCCCGGGGCTGCTCTCGCACCTGGAGACGGCGCGCGCGGACTACGACGGCTTCATCTTCTTCACCTATCTCTATGCGCCCACGGTGTGGGGGCTGCCCATGGTGGCGGACCGGGCGATGATCGTCCCCACCGCGCACGACGAGCCGCCCATCCGCTTCGGCGTCTACGCGGACGTCTTCGAGCGCCCCCGGGTGCTCATGTGCAACACGCCGGAGGAGATCTCCCTCATCGAGCGCTTCTACCCGAACCACGCCAGAGCCCGGGTGGTGGGAGTGGGCGTGGACCGGCCCGCCGCGAAGCCGGAGCGCTTCCGCGAGAAGCACGGCGTGCATCGCCCCTACCTCCTCTATGTGGGGCGGCTGGAGGCGGGAAAGGGCATCCCCGAGCTGCTCTCGCACCACCGAGCGCTGAAGGCGGGCTACGCGGACGCGCCGGATCTCGTCCTCGCGGGCGAGGCCCACATGGAGCTTGCCGGCGAGGGCGTACGCTACGTGGGCCGCATCGACGAGCAGGACAAGCAGGACGCGCTGGCCGGAGCGCTGGCGGTGGTGGTGCCCTCGCGCTTCGAGAGCCTGTCGCTGCTCACGCTGGAGGCCTTCGCGCAGTCCACGCCGGTGCTCGTCAACGGCCACTCGGAGGTGCTGCGCGGGCAGGTGGAGCGCAGCGGCGCGGGTCGGACCTACGAGAACCTGGACTCGTTCATCTCCGGCCTGCGCGAGGTGGGCGAGCAGCGCGGCCCCATGGGCAAGAAGGGGCTGGCCTACGCGAAGAAGCACGCGTGGCCCAAGGTGGTCGCCGCCTACCAGGAAGAAATGGATCGCATCCTCGAGGAGAAGCGCCGATGA
- a CDS encoding glycosyltransferase family 4 protein, with protein MSIGPIAFDASLWDEPTTGIGLYTRCLASALEEQGASLERFGARLSGEHPRGHMGRTGYTLARLPRDLRGSEARLFHALGNFNLPLTRVPGKAYVLTVHDLIPLTMRETVSTAFRWQFRLWLTRSLMIADRVVCVSAHTRDELLARFPEVADRTVVVHNGVDHVDAERLDATGETFVRTLALPKDFVLYAGSLDVRKNVGLVLDAMERLRARGRSVPLVLSGQSWFGSGAVETRVGRMRAEGFDIRPLGYQSAPVFYELMRRAALFVFPSRGEGFGLPPLEAMRLGTATIVSNVGSLPEVCGDAAPAVGPDDAEGLATAIDRLLRAPEERRQWAEKGRRQAEAFTWKRAADQTLAAYEAALRER; from the coding sequence GTGTCCATCGGCCCCATTGCTTTTGACGCGAGCCTCTGGGACGAGCCGACCACGGGTATCGGCCTGTATACCCGCTGTCTGGCCTCGGCTCTGGAAGAACAGGGCGCCTCCCTGGAGCGCTTTGGAGCCCGGCTCTCGGGCGAGCACCCGAGGGGGCACATGGGCCGGACCGGCTACACGCTCGCGCGCCTGCCGAGGGACTTGCGGGGCTCTGAGGCGAGGCTCTTCCATGCGCTGGGCAACTTCAACCTGCCGCTCACGCGGGTGCCGGGCAAGGCGTACGTGCTCACCGTGCATGACCTGATTCCGCTGACGATGCGGGAGACGGTGTCCACGGCGTTCCGGTGGCAGTTCCGCCTGTGGCTGACGCGCAGCCTGATGATCGCCGACCGGGTGGTGTGCGTGAGCGCCCATACGCGGGACGAGCTGCTCGCGCGCTTCCCCGAGGTCGCCGACCGCACGGTGGTAGTCCACAACGGCGTGGACCACGTGGATGCCGAGCGCCTGGATGCCACGGGGGAGACCTTCGTGCGGACGCTGGCGCTGCCGAAGGACTTCGTGCTGTACGCGGGCTCGTTGGATGTGCGCAAGAACGTGGGGCTGGTGCTCGACGCAATGGAGCGACTCCGCGCGCGAGGGCGGAGTGTGCCGCTCGTGCTGTCGGGGCAGAGCTGGTTCGGTTCAGGGGCGGTGGAGACGCGGGTGGGACGGATGCGGGCCGAGGGCTTCGACATCCGCCCGCTGGGGTACCAGTCGGCGCCAGTCTTCTACGAGCTGATGCGGCGCGCGGCGCTGTTCGTCTTCCCGTCGCGAGGGGAGGGGTTCGGGCTGCCACCGCTGGAGGCCATGCGGCTGGGGACGGCGACGATTGTCTCGAACGTAGGCTCGCTGCCCGAGGTGTGTGGCGATGCGGCGCCCGCCGTGGGGCCGGATGACGCGGAAGGGCTGGCGACGGCCATCGACCGGCTCCTGCGCGCTCCGGAGGAACGGCGGCAATGGGCGGAGAAGGGCCGGCGCCAGGCGGAGGCCTTCACCTGGAAGCGCGCGGCGGACCAGACGCTCGCGGCGTACGAGGCCGCGCTTCGGGAGCGCTGA
- a CDS encoding serine/threonine protein kinase: protein MERFRAVDPSDLPPGTEVGNWRTVRWRGRGSYGAVYHADPVGKRGSGPFALKVARYAGDLRFEREVEMLSRLRHPNVPRLLDSGEWTLPNGASYPYLVMEWVSGEPLYQWRWHNSFTSREAMKLLAQVARALEATHEVGGVHRDVKGLNVLVTIRGKAMLMDFGSAWYPGARMLTRQSKAPGTPQYASPQAQLHQWRFRDQESARYPSEPADDMYSLGVMAYKLVTGDYPKTLDWKPGEETPQLVCAQKLRPEAQVTVSRELAALIRQLLSEKPSDRGTATEVAQALERAVRKAGRKADQPISAHPPKEPLAERVWVRQLRRELPWMGWLTAAAMGGGLAVRAWEAGTVEPVRRPAHVAQIARDGDGGTSALGDVAATVRGATEMPESKRAGFGLDLPKKPFPGQRRPPCKKPETEIYGGCWVGLRDATPPCGDNAYEWKNGCYWPSFPPRRPETSEQQ, encoded by the coding sequence ATGGAGAGATTTCGCGCGGTGGATCCCTCCGACCTACCGCCTGGCACCGAGGTGGGGAACTGGCGGACGGTGCGCTGGCGCGGTCGTGGCTCCTACGGCGCCGTCTATCACGCTGATCCCGTGGGGAAGCGAGGTTCAGGGCCCTTCGCCCTGAAGGTCGCGCGCTATGCCGGGGACCTGCGCTTCGAGCGCGAGGTGGAGATGCTGTCGCGTCTCCGCCACCCGAATGTGCCGCGACTCCTGGACTCGGGAGAGTGGACGCTGCCCAACGGCGCTTCCTACCCCTATCTGGTGATGGAGTGGGTGAGCGGAGAGCCGCTGTACCAATGGCGCTGGCACAACAGCTTCACCTCCCGTGAGGCGATGAAGCTGCTGGCGCAGGTGGCGCGAGCGTTGGAGGCCACACATGAGGTGGGAGGCGTCCACCGGGACGTCAAAGGGCTGAACGTCCTGGTGACGATCCGGGGCAAGGCGATGCTGATGGACTTCGGCTCGGCGTGGTACCCCGGAGCGCGCATGCTGACCCGGCAGTCGAAGGCGCCGGGGACACCTCAGTACGCGAGCCCGCAGGCACAGTTGCACCAGTGGCGATTCCGAGACCAGGAGTCGGCGCGCTACCCCTCGGAGCCGGCGGACGACATGTACTCGCTGGGAGTCATGGCCTACAAACTCGTCACCGGCGACTACCCCAAGACCTTGGACTGGAAGCCGGGAGAGGAAACACCGCAGTTGGTGTGTGCGCAGAAGCTGCGTCCCGAGGCCCAGGTGACGGTGAGCCGGGAGTTGGCGGCGCTCATCCGCCAGTTGCTCTCCGAGAAGCCCTCGGACCGGGGCACCGCGACGGAGGTGGCACAGGCCCTCGAACGTGCGGTGAGGAAGGCTGGGCGCAAGGCGGATCAGCCCATCAGCGCTCATCCACCCAAAGAGCCCCTTGCGGAGAGGGTGTGGGTCCGCCAGTTGCGCCGGGAGCTGCCGTGGATGGGCTGGCTCACCGCGGCGGCCATGGGCGGAGGGCTGGCGGTGCGGGCGTGGGAGGCGGGCACCGTGGAGCCGGTCAGGCGGCCCGCGCACGTGGCCCAGATAGCGCGCGATGGAGATGGTGGGACCTCAGCCCTCGGGGACGTCGCGGCCACGGTGCGTGGGGCGACGGAAATGCCAGAGTCCAAGCGGGCGGGTTTCGGTCTCGACCTGCCGAAGAAGCCGTTTCCCGGCCAGCGCCGACCGCCGTGCAAGAAACCGGAAACGGAGATCTACGGAGGGTGTTGGGTGGGCCTTCGGGATGCGACGCCTCCGTGCGGGGACAACGCGTATGAGTGGAAGAACGGGTGCTACTGGCCCTCTTTTCCACCCCGGCGCCCCGAGACGTCCGAGCAGCAGTAG
- a CDS encoding GDP-mannose 4,6-dehydratase, producing the protein MRILVTGADGFAGRHLCALLRAAGDEVLEAHGPRAEGVNSHALNFDITDEAAVRAAMERARPEGIIHLAAFSSVARSHGNPTRVFAVNAMGTVNLLTAARESASEARVLLISSGEVYGPVHEGARATEEQPLAALSPFATSKMAAETAGRQFHRSYGLRVVVARPFNHLGEGQDAIFAVPSFAAQLRAIQKSKGEPVLRTGNLDSIRDFSHVGDVVAAYRLLLTAGEPGQTYNICSGEGRTIRSVLEEMLVLSGVSARIEQDPARMRPSEIPYSVGTPDKLRALGWEPKRTVTEALREVLGPTGL; encoded by the coding sequence ATGCGGATCCTGGTCACGGGAGCGGACGGGTTCGCGGGGCGCCATCTGTGCGCGCTGCTGCGCGCGGCGGGAGACGAGGTGTTGGAGGCGCATGGTCCACGCGCCGAGGGCGTGAACAGCCACGCGCTGAACTTCGACATCACGGACGAGGCGGCGGTGCGGGCGGCGATGGAGCGGGCGCGTCCGGAGGGCATCATCCACCTGGCGGCGTTCAGCTCGGTGGCGCGAAGCCATGGCAACCCGACGCGGGTCTTCGCGGTGAACGCGATGGGGACGGTGAACCTGCTGACGGCGGCGCGGGAGAGCGCCTCCGAGGCGCGCGTGCTGCTCATCAGCTCGGGCGAGGTGTACGGGCCGGTACACGAGGGGGCGCGCGCCACTGAGGAGCAGCCGCTTGCGGCGCTGAGTCCCTTTGCCACCTCGAAGATGGCGGCGGAGACCGCGGGCCGCCAGTTCCACCGCAGCTACGGGCTGCGGGTGGTGGTGGCGCGGCCCTTCAATCATCTGGGTGAGGGGCAGGATGCGATCTTCGCGGTGCCCTCCTTCGCCGCGCAGCTTCGGGCCATCCAGAAGAGCAAGGGAGAGCCGGTGCTGCGCACGGGCAACCTGGACTCCATCCGCGATTTCTCCCATGTGGGAGACGTGGTGGCCGCCTACCGCCTGCTGCTGACGGCGGGAGAGCCCGGGCAGACGTACAACATCTGTAGCGGCGAGGGCCGCACCATCCGCTCCGTCTTGGAGGAGATGCTGGTGCTGTCTGGCGTCTCGGCGCGCATCGAGCAGGATCCCGCCAGGATGCGCCCCTCGGAGATTCCCTACTCGGTGGGCACGCCGGACAAGCTGCGGGCCCTGGGCTGGGAGCCCAAACGCACGGTGACGGAGGCCCTGCGCGAGGTGCTCGGCCCGACCGGGCTCTAG